One window from the genome of Serinibacter salmoneus encodes:
- a CDS encoding DUF1801 domain-containing protein, which translates to MAIKTQANDGDIEEFLAGVKNQRRVADARTVMAIFEEITGTAPRMWGPSIIGYGSQPYTNTTGTHEWFVMGLSPRAAALTIYGLWDDYHPDPRFEDLGPHTVGKGCLYIKRVEEIDLELLRTLATEAWQRSGAGD; encoded by the coding sequence ATGGCCATCAAGACGCAAGCCAACGACGGCGACATCGAGGAGTTCCTCGCGGGGGTGAAGAACCAGCGGCGCGTGGCCGATGCCCGCACCGTGATGGCGATCTTCGAGGAGATCACCGGCACCGCACCGCGAATGTGGGGTCCCAGCATCATCGGGTACGGCAGCCAGCCCTACACCAATACCACCGGCACCCACGAGTGGTTCGTCATGGGCCTGTCGCCGCGGGCCGCGGCACTGACGATCTACGGGCTGTGGGACGACTACCACCCCGACCCGCGGTTCGAGGACCTCGGCCCGCACACCGTGGGCAAGGGGTGCCTCTACATCAAACGGGTCGAGGAGATCGACCTGGAGCTGCTGCGGACTCTCGCGACGGAGGCGTGGCAACGCTCCGGCGCGGGGGATTGA